The DNA window TAAAAGACTGTTATATTATAGGTTTACAGAAATTAGACATAATCTAGTCAGAggagttttaaaagttttaccAAAAAAGTTATTCAGTCACTGATCTTTTTGTTGAGCTGACCACATCTGACTAATATTTCCTCACATATAACCTTCCCCTTGTGGGATAAATGCAGTTCCAAAAGTGTCTTCTCTTTAACCAAAGTTCAGCAgtagaaaatactttttttgcgCTCCACTGCTTTCCGTCTGACATCAGATCTTATTTAGTGGCACTTTATGCAGATGAACTGCGGCTGCACTCTTAACATCTGTAGTCTTAGGAAATACCTAAATTAaattactaaattaaaaaattgCAGTGAAGCAAATGTCTGCTCCCCGATGGTAATTTGTGACATGCTCGTGTGTGAGGttgaagaataataataataataatttattcattataACTGTAAACTAATATCTGATAATGGTGTTTAATTTCACTTTTCTGTGcagtttttttatgaatgttgGGATGTATCATAGGTGAAAAAGTAGGTATGATAGGCTTTTAAAGGAACTTTTTAGGTTATAAAGTCTGTTGAGTCTTTGTCAATGCTGTCACTCAGATGGCTCCATTTTTACTCCTGGTACCTGTTCTGGTAGATTGGAGTGCAGGTTTAGACACAATGGGTTGTTTGTCATTGTAGACATCTTTTCAACGTTTTGACAAGACAAAACTGGGAGTAGCCTGGCTGGAGCTCTGTCTTTTCCAACACGGCTTCTTTCAGCTTTACATTAAATCTCAGGATTAAAATGaatttttcaaaacatattgAAGTAGCTCATGATAACAGTTGTAAAGTGATGTGCATTTCCTTCATTAAAGTATTCCTAAAATGTTTGATCTCCTTGATCCCTGTGCTGCAGTTTGCTGAAGGGTCGAGACAGCGATGGCTTCCCCGTGTACCAAGAGAAGTTTATCAGAGAGTGCATCCGCAAGTTTCCTTACTGTGACGCaactctgctgcagcagctggtgCGGAGTATCGCCCCTGTGGAGATTGTGAGTCTGGATGAATGGAAAAAACAGTTTAGAGATGATTATATCCAGCAATGTGTGTTAAACTTATTTTGCCGTTCCTTATTACTCAGTAGATCTGAAAATAAAGGCTCACAGTTTAGGCTTTGTGAGTTCTCGTAAACTGAGAGCTTGTCTCTTTTAGACACACTTTATTTTGGATTGGAATGAGTCtcatgtaaatataaaactttctttgttttgtgttttgttgtgcaaTGTCTAATCGTTGTTCTTTTTACTTTCCATCATGGCAGGGTAACGACCCCACAGCTCTGTCAGTGCTGACTCAGGCCATCACAGGTCAGGTCGGCTTCATGGACGCGGAGTTTTGTACGTCCTGTGGAGAGAAGGGAGCCGAGAAGAGATGTTCCATCTGTAAAATGGTGAGTGTCAAAATGACTATAATGaattaaatatgaaatgaatagAACAATTCACACGTCGAAAGATGGAGTCTTCTACATGTGCAaaaagttgattattttttcgaCTGCAACTTCTCAACAGTAAACcttataaaacaatgaaaatctTCCAGAacaataaagattaaaaaatatatttttggggggtcttttatttatatatttacttatttattttaaaaaaaattttttgacGTTGCAAGAGTGGggaggtgacaggaaatgagggcgaacgatgcaacaaaggtccccggtTGGATTCAAACCGGGGACGTTGCAGTTCATGGTCAGCGTCTCAACCcctatttaacatttttgaattaaaatatttatattttaatttgtaatatGTTCACTAAGGGCTTCCATGTGGATGGAAACAATATACAAAGAATGAAACCCAGCAAAATGCACAAACTGTCAATTTAAAGCTGTCTCGATGCTGgtatttcttctcttttatttaGTTACATCGTCTACTAAAGTAAACTCTCTTTTTTTGCCACTAGGTGATCTACTGTGGCCAAGCTTGCCAAAAGATGCACTGGTTCACCCACAAGAAAGTTTGCAAGGCGCTccaagagcagagagagaagcaggaggCAGAATCAGCCAAACTGAGGATGCAGCAGAGCAAAGGTACTTCATCTATCTAAGAGACCAAATATGACAGAATAAAACACTACAACAGGGTAAACACTCATCCCAGAGATTACCATCCAGAGTGTTACATGATATGAGGTGATtacttcataataataaaaggCACAGAAAGACAAGCAGCGTCTACAAGAAGGCAATTTTAACCAGCATATATCTGAAATTAACTTCAAACTCAGTGCAAATTCACTTTAGTCCCACTGATTGATGAAACCATCCTTCAAAGCATCATGTTTGAGGTAATATCTAAAATCTAGTAAAAGTTTGGGAAAACTTTGAAGCTTTGAATTTCTGAGCTTGCACATCGagcaaaaatctgttttgttttgttgggcttggaaatataaaacataaataaataaatatatagggctcagttttttatttttcaaagaaaaaatcCAGGAAATTATCAGTATTTCCTTCTTAAGTGTTATTAAAAAGGGGTACAAATCAGATTTAAaaatcagtgtaaaaaaaaagtctaatatttaaaaataccaTGGCGCAAACACTACAGTTGaaccattttgtgttttgttttttttggtttttttttgtgtgtgtactaaAAGGAACTGGCACATAATTATCAGCTCGTTGTCCTGATTTGTCCGTGCACTTTCTATTACCACATGAATTTACGTTAAACCGCAGTGTACTCATGCGGCTAGAAACTTAACTTTGGGATGCATGGGGAAATAAAATCCATGGTGAAATTGGTTTTAACCAAACAGAAAACGTGGAGCCTTAAAAATCTTTTGGAATGATGTTGAAGCctgaattttaaaaagctttatgAAAACTTCTTTATTCAAATCAATTTCTTGTCCAGGTTGCACTTTGTCAGGAGGAAGTAAAGTTCATTAAACCAAAATGACATAAAAGTGTTGATGGCTAGCCTCGACCTCAGATGTCTTGATTTTAGTTACTTTCAGTATAAAAGCACGGTCAGTCCTAACTATattgtctctgtgtttcagagGGAGATGAAGCAGTGCAGGAGGCCACAGACTCCATGCAGGAGCTCTCGGTGGCGACCAACAGTGAGGTCGCCCCCTCAGACTCTGCAGCGGAAACCTCAAACCCCACTTCTATCCCAGCAGCTGACAACTGAGGGACATCTAACAGTCAGCAACCAGCTACTCCAGAATACATCCATTCatcacagacagagcagactgGCAGTGAGACTGAAAGCCAGACAAGGACTGGTCCAGCAGGAGATAAGAACCCATATTTATTATCGAGCAGAGACTGTCACAAAGACACGAAAGCATATGAGTAAGGTTTGTGCCACAGCGGTtatctttgtcatttttatacgTTCATTTTTCAGATGATACTGTcatatgtgaatgtgaaaattGCGTAGGCTGATGTGTTTGTGGTAGAAGTCACTGGGAGGAATTGTGGGTAACGTGAAGAACTAATGGTTCACATCAATGATGGAACGTAATTCTGCCTTAAGAAACTGTAGCAACCTGTGCAGGAAAGAAGTGACTGTGTAGTCAATCAgagctgttgtttgtttgcaatATACTTGTTATTGGGATGTTTTTTTGTACTGATAACCTCATGGTGGATTGTGAGTGGATAGCATGGCTGCACAATATTGaccaaaaatgtatatttttaaatataaacaacataaacatgaatttatttttagtgTATCGTGAAAGATGATGTTAATGCTCAGGATATTCCAAACTGTAACAAAATGaaagtttttttcatttgcaacaTCATTTGTTGATCAAGAATTGTTGTACATGGCACAAGATCCATGTCcaggacaaaaataaattattgtgCAGCCTGAATGGACAGAGACGTTTAAGTCAAACGACAGGTCCAACAAGGCTTTGTTTGTCCTGAACACTGATCATCTCCAATATGTCAAACGAATTTAGCTTAATCACATTAAATAAAGATCAACTTCATTCAAGTGCCCAATGATCATATTGATTTTTGGAgtagatttttatattttatcttctCTTCATTTTTCTACATATCTCAATCATATCACATCTTTATTATCCCTGAGTTAGAGTGATGATCTGACATGGGTTGGAAAGCATCACAGAGGTCCGtgtttattaggtacacatgAATAATTTATTGCAATCCAATATAGCATTCCTGCAACAAGTCCTCTTTGTGAAGTCTGTAATGTTCTATTTTTGTGACAGTGCCCGCCAAACTCCCCTCCCCCATATTATTGGATTTTGTAtctcctattattattattattattattattatttgtcttgcTTCGATTTGGGGGATAATCATGTTCCTAGTTTTGGAAGTACAGTTTCCATTATTTTGGGGCTTTGGGGGATGGGAGGTGTGTTATgaagcggctaatgtagcctccagccgctagcctcaagcagagatgaagagcgtttatcagatttcatgcagctccctctggagccacaaaaggctttatacaactttttgcACATATGCGTGCAGTAGGcctagtactccccaagacctgtaaacagactttgatgtgtaacaatggtggagttcccctttaattcACTAGAATagtgaaaaacagacattcccatCTGGTCATTTTATCTGTAAAGGATTCTCAATTAACTTTTTCGAATTTTTTCTATCACAGGAtcgaaaattaaataaattgtatCCCCTTTATATGGATTACCCCAAGTAAGCAGGACAATAAAATGCACTGTAATGTGTTTTGACTGGTAGCGACGAGAATCACGGCTCTATGAAGGGAGCCAGATCTTATGACTCCcgttcctttccgagagccggctctttcggctcccaaacAGCTCTTCATTTattaccacttctgctggtcactgcctacgttactttcttatttgttgcaagaaatacaTATGGatgattcttcatctgcaatacattgaaatattctgtcatattgatggttaaaaagtgggatatatcaagaataactatcctagttgtataacaaaaataactccCTACTAATAAAATAGTATggttaattaataattacacaactctgtacagacacatacagtatatttcagtttaatttctatgatataatatgaaacaaaaaatatttctgctcccATCGTTCACTTAAAGGATACGGCTCGTTCGTGACCAGCTCATCACTTATATCTGGACTGTTTGCCAAGATAATAACAAACATCCTCTCTGCTTGTGGACTTCGTTGCCCGTCTGCAGAAGGCCACAGACTGGAGGACACGATGACGCTCCTGGCTGTGCATCTGGAAggccctcttcctctcctctgacttcacctctgaccacacaACAGATAGAGACCATATCGTACTACTGACAGATGTTAACGGaagaataacaaaataaaagccacaCACAAGTAGTATTTTGTAATGTGATGGGCTTGATGCTTTGCAGATCAGATACGCATGTCCCTTTGAATGTCTATAGATCTTACCTTTTCCATCTAAAACCTGGATAGAAGGTAAGCGGTGGATCACATGGTGGCGATACCCAGGTTCATGGGAGATGGGATTGAGGAAAAAAGCTGCAAAGAAGCCTCCATTCTTAAAAGAATCCAAGAAATTATAGACATATTCTCAGCCTACTGTGTAAATCTTGTGGATATTGGtggactgtctgtctgtctgtctctattaTGGGTATGGCAGGTGTGCCCTGACTGAGATTCGTCACTCACTCACTTGCAATTTGGAGCTGCTGCATCCTCCTGAGCTCGTGCAtcgtgtcctccagccctctgatCTGGTTGTTGTGAAGAAAAAGAAGTCGGAGGCAGGTCAGATGATTTAGGGCCCCTGTGCGAGAGACCAGGGAGGATAAATTCTATTGTCTTCTTTTTTAAGGTTTATTCATCTAGGGCACATGTGGTGGGGAACTCATCCTCAACACTGGACTGTTTGCATTCATTCAGCTGCACAAATTAATACCTGTCAGATATATTCACAGTCAGTGAGCAGCCTCACTGTTTGTGGGTTGAAGGAGTATTAAGTGCTTCGTCTTCTACTGAAATCTGTCAACAAGTAGGGACTGCAACAGCACccttaaaatgtatctgtagtCAAGGGTCATACAATCACGGTTAGTGGAGCATGACCTTTTCCCAGCTGATATTTTTGTCTGGTCAGGAGTTCAAACCAGCAACCTATTTTCACCTTCTGCCacactttacattttcacattatcttcacattcagaggaaaaataaaaattcaccaGAAATAGACTTGATGTTGTTATTGTGGAGGTAAAGTTCAGTCAAGCAGCAGTTGAGGGAACGACAGCTGAGCTCTCTGATCTGAaagattcaaaataaaaataaataaatacattttaaactttaaaaaaaaaaatctctcgtTGCTGAAATACACAAAGCTTTACGGAAGCCTACCTTGTTGTTATTCAACCACAACTCCCTCAGAAAATGAAATCTTGATAAGTCAGGGACACTGTTGAGTTTTCTGTTCAGTAAAATAGCAAGAATTGTAATCTCTGTCtaaatttggttttatttgtaaaattatGTAGCTGTATGAATCTCATCTCAAATTTCCCCAGCAGCTGCAGTGAGAGCCACAGATACATTTGCTTTAAATCCCAAAAGAAAAGTTTGTCTTAACTTACTTTGTGGCAAGGCAGAGTTGGCAAACATCAACGTCCCTCCTTATTCCACGCTTCTGAAGAAAGTCCTTTATGACCTGTATTTAgggtgagagaagaagaaaatacagatacaaagtAACAAAAGTTACATTCATGTGCCTTTGTAATCTGGAGTTTTAAAAGTAGTGTCAGTGTATGAGATATAGCTGTCTACCTTGGCCACCTCCATTGTCTGTCACCTTTGGATTTTCACACCAGCCACACCTGTTGCCAGGAAACTCCTGTTGTGCTTGAaatcacaacaaacaaaaaaatcattcttCTCTTCAAATTCAAacaattatatttgttttatgttggtTTGTCTTTCATGCATGGATTGTGGTAGATTTAGGTATTCTTGTgttaaatttggtacagattaGCGATTAGAAATCTGCATCATTCATCTGCAGTGAAGGCAAATATCCAGCAGAGGGCAATGTTTCACCAAAATTGATgagcaaacaaggtcaatttagtttagtttgcaGGTTTATTCACATTGTGGTCCCTAATAATGAGCAATGGAGGCccaaaaaatgtatctttgcATTCAAGTCAGCTGATACACACTTATAccacactgatacacactgatACCAGAGACAGAAGTATAATATCAGTAAAACCAGTTGGTGCAGTGATTCTCTGAAATGAATCCCTCCACACTTTATCCCTGTCCTTACTGTATGCCCTCTTTCAACAGAGGTGTTGTCATATAGGTGAAGCCTCCACAGGTTGAAATTAACTTAGTACATTTACTGATgctgtatttactgtaatttaagcTGATGATTTGAGTATTTTGAATTTGGGAGCATaagaaaagtagaaatactTTTCTTATGCTACATTTcgaagggaaatattgtactttttgttcCACAACAACAACCAACAGCTGTAGTTACATGTTACTACTTTTTctgattaaagaaatagttccactTAGAATCCACTTAATCTCATTCCttccaagagtgagatgagaagataccaCTCTCGTATCTGTGTGCATGGAGAACGGGGGAGGCAAGTAGCCTAGCTTAGTTTAAACCAGGgcgaaacagctagcctgactttctccaaagttcaaaaaagTGCCTACCAGCGCTTCACTAATAAACACGTTGTATCTTGATTGTTttatcacaaacagaaataaaataacaacttGTGGTTTTAGAGGGAATTATGTGCTTTAACAAATTCTAGATGAACCACAGTTTATCCATACACACAGCACATCTGTGCAGCAACTCCGGCTgtagccagtggtggaagatcAGAtcctttgcttaa is part of the Siniperca chuatsi isolate FFG_IHB_CAS linkage group LG9, ASM2008510v1, whole genome shotgun sequence genome and encodes:
- the LOC122882321 gene encoding leucine-rich repeat-containing protein 72, whose protein sequence is MEVAKVIKDFLQKRGIRRDVDVCQLCLATKKLNSVPDLSRFHFLRELWLNNNKIRELSCRSLNCCLTELYLHNNNIKSISGALNHLTCLRLLFLHNNQIRGLEDTMHELRRMQQLQIATFFLNPISHEPGYRHHVIHRLPSIQVLDGKEVKSEERKRAFQMHSQERHRVLQSVAFCRRATKSTSREDVCYYLGKQSRYK